A window of Sebastes umbrosus isolate fSebUmb1 chromosome 3, fSebUmb1.pri, whole genome shotgun sequence contains these coding sequences:
- the LOC119484836 gene encoding lysozyme g-like isoform X3 codes for MGNSGYGNIMRVETSGASKKTAKQDGLNYSGEEASHTMAETDAERMEEYRSMINRVGEKYEIAPALIAAIISRESRAGNTIKSQGGWGDYNPGRRAYNAWGLMQVDVNPDGGGHTPEGDWDSEEHLCQGTRILVHFIKRIRNKFPNWSREKQLKGGIAAYNMGDRNVHSYEDVDENTTGEDYSNDVIARAKWYRNNDDYKA; via the exons ATGGGAAATAGTG GTTACGGCAACATCATGAGAGTTGAAACTTCTGGTGCCTCAAAGAAAACAGCTAAGCAGGACGGCCTGAATTATTCAG GTGAAGAGGCATCACACACCATGGCAGAGACTGATGCAGAAAGAATGGAAGAGTACAGGTCAATGATCAACAGAGTGGGAGAAAAATATGAAATCGCTCCAGCTCTCATTGCTGCCATCATCTCCAGAGAGTCCCGGGCTGGAAATACCATTAAATCACAAGGAGGCTGGGGAGACTACAACCCAGGCAGAAGAGCGTATAACGCCTGGGGACTGATGCAG GTTGATGTCAATCCAGACGGAGGTGGACACACTCCAGAGGGTGACTGGGACAGTGAGGAACACCTCTGTCAAGGCACCAGGATCTTGGTTCATTTTATTAAACGTATCCGCAACAAATTTCCTAACTGGAGCAGGGAGAAGCAGTTGAAAG GAGGGATAGCAGCCTACAATATGGGGGACAGAAACGTCCACTCCTATGAAGACGTGGATGAAAACACAACCGGTGAAGACTACTCCAATGATGTTATTGCCAGAGCTAAGTGGTACAGAAACAACGATGACTATAAAGCTTGA
- the LOC119484836 gene encoding lysozyme g-like isoform X2 — MAETDAERMEEYRSMINRVGEKYEIAPALIAAIISRESRAGNTIKSQGGWGDYNPGRRAYNAWGLMQVDVNPDGGGHTPEGDWDSEEHLCQGTRILVHFIKRIRNKFPNWSREKQLKGGIAAYNMGDRNVHSYEDVDENTTGEDYSNDVIARAKWYRNNDDYKA, encoded by the exons ATGGCAGAGACTGATGCAGAAAGAATGGAAGAGTACAGGTCAATGATCAACAGAGTGGGAGAAAAATATGAAATCGCTCCAGCTCTCATTGCTGCCATCATCTCCAGAGAGTCCCGGGCTGGAAATACCATTAAATCACAAGGAGGCTGGGGAGACTACAACCCAGGCAGAAGAGCGTATAACGCCTGGGGACTGATGCAG GTTGATGTCAATCCAGACGGAGGTGGACACACTCCAGAGGGTGACTGGGACAGTGAGGAACACCTCTGTCAAGGCACCAGGATCTTGGTTCATTTTATTAAACGTATCCGCAACAAATTTCCTAACTGGAGCAGGGAGAAGCAGTTGAAAG GAGGGATAGCAGCCTACAATATGGGGGACAGAAACGTCCACTCCTATGAAGACGTGGATGAAAACACAACCGGTGAAGACTACTCCAATGATGTTATTGCCAGAGCTAAGTGGTACAGAAACAACGATGACTATAAAGCTTGA
- the LOC119484833 gene encoding zinc finger protein Gfi-1-like codes for MPRSFLVKRGGLHYLGKKTGSWDTYLEYSTTETSAVPVALLQQDLPAASKHLQPLSPKSHDHRSAEPCGPVNSDKFSAVEKVKSRPPTPAVWSRPHVSSGYPDKLSVGLGDLTQQHPHILRETRSSGCSKTTAPRQECPLCGKIFPCLSSLKTHICRCHGSRAPAHIKSSRTDTERSPCRGKERTFGCTVCGKVFKRSSTLSTHLLIHSDTRPYPCQYCGKRFHQKSDMKKHTFIHTGEKPHVCQICGKAFSQSSNLITHSRKHRDDRPHRCPRCFYGFQRKVDLRQHQERHCTYR; via the exons ATGCCTCGTTCTTTCTTGGTGAAGCGAGGAGGGTTGCACTACCTTGGAAAAAAGACGGGGTCCTGGGATACGTACCTGGAGTACTCCACCACAGAAACATCGGCGGTGCCCGTCGCATTACTGCAGCAGGACCTTCCTGCTGCCAGCAAGCACCTTCAGCCACTCAGTCCCAAATCTCACG ACCATAGATCTGCTGAGCCCTGCGGTCCCGTCAACTCAGATAAGTTTAGCGCCGTGGAGAAAGTGAAGTCTCGCCCTCCCACACCGGCGGTATGGTCCAGACCTCATGTGAGCTCAGGATATCCAGACAAACTGTCTGTGGGACTGGGAGACTTGACCCAGCAGCACCCTCACATCCTGAGGGAGACCAGGAGCAGCGGCTGCTCCAAGACCACTGCTCCAAGGCAGGAGTGTCCACTCTGTGGCAAA AtatttccatgtctgtccaGTTTGAAGACTCACATATGCAGGTGTCATGGTAGCAGAGCGCCGGCACACATCAAGTCCAGCAGGACAGATACTGAGCGGTCGCCATGCAGGGGCAAG GAGAGGACGTTTGGCTGTACAGTGTGTGGGAAAGTGTTCAAGCGCTCCTCCACGCTCTCCACTCATCTGCTCATCCACTCAGACACCCGGCCCTACCCCTGCCAGTACTGTGGCAAACGCTTCCACCAGAAGTCTGACATGAAGAAACACACCTTCATACACACCG gCGAGAAGCCCCATGTGTGTCAGATATGTGGGAAGGCGTTCAGCCAGAGCTCCAACCTCATCACCCACAGCCGTAAACACAGGGACGACCGGCCACACCGCTGCCCCCGCTGCTTCTACGGCTTCCAGCGCAAAGTGGACCTTCGGCAGCACCAGGAGCGTCACTGCACCTACCGCTGA
- the LOC119484836 gene encoding lysozyme g-like isoform X1 has translation MGEEASHTMAETDAERMEEYRSMINRVGEKYEIAPALIAAIISRESRAGNTIKSQGGWGDYNPGRRAYNAWGLMQVDVNPDGGGHTPEGDWDSEEHLCQGTRILVHFIKRIRNKFPNWSREKQLKGGIAAYNMGDRNVHSYEDVDENTTGEDYSNDVIARAKWYRNNDDYKA, from the exons ATGG GTGAAGAGGCATCACACACCATGGCAGAGACTGATGCAGAAAGAATGGAAGAGTACAGGTCAATGATCAACAGAGTGGGAGAAAAATATGAAATCGCTCCAGCTCTCATTGCTGCCATCATCTCCAGAGAGTCCCGGGCTGGAAATACCATTAAATCACAAGGAGGCTGGGGAGACTACAACCCAGGCAGAAGAGCGTATAACGCCTGGGGACTGATGCAG GTTGATGTCAATCCAGACGGAGGTGGACACACTCCAGAGGGTGACTGGGACAGTGAGGAACACCTCTGTCAAGGCACCAGGATCTTGGTTCATTTTATTAAACGTATCCGCAACAAATTTCCTAACTGGAGCAGGGAGAAGCAGTTGAAAG GAGGGATAGCAGCCTACAATATGGGGGACAGAAACGTCCACTCCTATGAAGACGTGGATGAAAACACAACCGGTGAAGACTACTCCAATGATGTTATTGCCAGAGCTAAGTGGTACAGAAACAACGATGACTATAAAGCTTGA
- the LOC119484838 gene encoding lysozyme g-like, whose product MEKYRSKINKVGVKYGIAPALIAAIISRESQAGYTLINGWGDHGKAWGLMQVDVTPNGGGHTKRGGWDSEEHLCQGTEILVHFIGRIRNKFPSWSTEQQLKGGIAAYNMGDGNVHSYDNVDAHTTGGDYSNDVVARAQWYKTNKGY is encoded by the exons ATGGAAAAGTACAGGTCTAAGATCAACAAAGTGGGAGTAAAATATGGAATCGCTCCAGCTCTCATTGCTGCCATCATCTCCAGAGAGTCCCAGGCTGGATATACGTTAATTAATGGCTGGGGAGACCATGGAAAAGCCTGGGGACTGATGCAG GTTGATGTTACTCCAAACGGAGGTGGACACACTAAACGTGGTGGTTGGGACAGTGAGGAACACCTCTGTCAAGGCACCGAGATCTTGGTTCATTTTATCGGACGCATCCGCAACAAATTTCCTAGCTGGAGCACGGagcagcagctgaaag GAGGGATAGCAGCCTACAATATGGGGGACGGAAATGTCCATTCCTATGATAACGTGGACGCCCACACAACCGGTGGAGATTACTCCAATGATGTTGTTGCCAGAGCTCAGTGGTACAAAACCAATAAAGGCTACTAA